The proteins below come from a single Benincasa hispida cultivar B227 chromosome 4, ASM972705v1, whole genome shotgun sequence genomic window:
- the LOC120076880 gene encoding uncharacterized protein LOC120076880 — MCTTCGRRHWGRCLAGSWVCFRCDQKGHMSERCPRRNAPEHKGHPVSLFQGGSSHQQQQGRVFSTTRCEAEKSGTVVTGTLPILRHHALVLFDSSSSHSFISSIFVRHAMLDSEPLPFALFISTPSGEIMLATEKIKACQVKVENRALDVTLIILDMRDLDVILSMDWLAANHASIDCFRKEVIFNPPTGASFKFKGVGIVVLPKVISALKASRLFDQGAWGLSLIHI; from the coding sequence ATGTGTACTACTTGTGGTAGGCGACACTGGGGACGTTGCCTAGCCGGCTCTTGGGTCTGTTTTCGATGTGACCAGAAGGGGCATATGTCAGAGAGATGCCCAAGGAGGAACGCGCCTGAACATAAGGGGCATCCCGTAAGCTTGTTTCAGGGGGGCTCGAGTCATCAACAGCAGCAGGGTAGGGTGTTCTCTACCACTCGGTGTGAGGCCGAGAAGTCAGGCACAGTGGTGACAGGTACGCTTCCCATTTTGAGGCACCATGCTTTAGTTTTGTTTGATTCTAGCTCTTCGCATTCATTTATATCTTCTATATTTGTAAGGCATGCCATGTTAGACTCAGAACCTTTGCCATTTGCATTGTTCATTTCCACTCCATCAggagagatcatgttagctacagaaaagataaaagcatgtcaggtAAAGGTAGAAAATCGCGCATTAGATGTAACCttgataattttagatatgcgTGATTTAGATGTGATATTGAGCATGGATTGGTTAGCTGCTAATCATGCCAGCATAGATTGCTTCCGTAAGGAGGTTATCTTTAACCCTCCTACAGGAgccagttttaagtttaaaggggtTGGGATCGTAGTCCTACCCAAAGTGATTTCAGCATTGAAGGCCAGTAGACTGTTTGACCAAGGAGCCTggggcctgtctcttatacacatctag